In Nocardia asteroides, the following proteins share a genomic window:
- a CDS encoding alpha/beta hydrolase family protein, translated as MPRVEIVPIQVPDGTTLPVRLIPARGPHRHTVTPDAPRPVVVIVPGLAVPGEFYEYFGDRLAQRGFDVAIGELRGNGDSTHRTDADSAFGYHELASIDFPAMLQAVRTRFPDSTPYLLGHSMGGQLSVMYAARARGRIAGLILVASGTPYFRGYRGVFGPGMLVGTAAVAVASNLAGFWPGDMLGKRAFGRQSKVLMSDWARLARTGRFVPVGADIDYEERISRLKFPVLSITVAGDDLAPQTSADHLLSKLPAAPVTRWFQPEALGHNGWITNPDSTVDVVEKWLRDR; from the coding sequence ATGCCCCGGGTCGAGATCGTTCCGATCCAGGTACCCGACGGCACCACGCTGCCCGTCCGGCTCATTCCGGCGCGCGGGCCACACCGGCACACGGTCACTCCCGACGCGCCACGGCCGGTGGTCGTCATCGTGCCCGGCCTTGCCGTACCCGGCGAGTTCTACGAGTACTTCGGCGACCGGCTGGCCCAGCGCGGCTTCGACGTGGCCATCGGCGAGCTGCGCGGCAACGGAGACAGCACGCACCGCACCGACGCCGACAGCGCCTTCGGCTACCACGAACTGGCCTCGATCGACTTCCCGGCGATGCTGCAGGCGGTGCGCACCCGCTTCCCCGACAGCACCCCGTATCTGCTCGGCCACAGCATGGGCGGGCAGCTGTCGGTGATGTACGCGGCCAGGGCGCGCGGGCGGATCGCCGGGCTGATCCTGGTCGCCTCCGGCACACCGTATTTCCGCGGCTACCGCGGCGTCTTCGGGCCCGGCATGCTGGTCGGCACCGCCGCCGTGGCCGTGGCGTCGAACCTGGCCGGTTTCTGGCCCGGCGACATGCTCGGCAAGCGCGCCTTCGGCAGGCAGTCCAAGGTGCTCATGTCGGACTGGGCGCGGCTGGCCAGGACCGGCCGCTTCGTCCCGGTCGGCGCCGACATCGACTACGAGGAACGCATCTCCCGGCTGAAGTTCCCGGTCCTGTCCATCACGGTGGCGGGCGACGACCTGGCCCCGCAGACCTCCGCCGACCACCTGCTGAGCAAGCTGCCCGCAGCGCCGGTCACCCGGTGGTTCCAGCCGGAGGCCCTGGGGCACAACGGCTGGATCACCAATCCGGACTCCACCGTCGACGTCGTCGAGAAGTGGTTGCGCGACCGCTGA
- the narH gene encoding nitrate reductase subunit beta has protein sequence MKVMAQLAMVMNLDKCIGCHTCSVTCKQAWTNRSGTEYVWFNNVETRPGQGYPRTYEDQEKWRGGWVRERNGRLNLRDGGRYAKLARIFSNPKMPAIQDYYEPWTYDYENLTNAPLGDQIPVAPPRSLISGKPMKVGWSANWDDNLAGSPEIVPGDPVLAKVSEKVKLDLEQTFMFYLPRICEHCLNPACVASCPSGAMYKRSEDGIVLVDQDRCRGWRMCVSGCPYKKVYFNHKTGKAEKCTFCYPRVEVGLPTVCAETCVGRLRYIGLIFYDVDRVLDAATVADDKDLYEAHLDVLLDPNDPQVVAGARASGIPDAWIEAARRSPIHALLKDFRVALPLHPEYRTMPMVWYIPPLSPVVDAVSRDGHDGEDVGNLFGALESLRIPLEYLAGLFTAGDTEPVAAVLRKLAAMRSYMRDINLGREPQEHIPAAVGMTEEQIYRMYRLLALAKYEDRYVIPSAYAELGHQLEESVSDCALDFDGGPGMYEQASGPFGETSGAPVPVAVETFHALKQRQTSESLGAGEGARVNLLNWDGKGRPAGMFPGGGGR, from the coding sequence ATGAAGGTCATGGCGCAACTGGCGATGGTGATGAACCTCGACAAGTGCATCGGCTGCCACACCTGCTCGGTGACCTGCAAGCAGGCCTGGACCAACCGCTCGGGCACCGAGTACGTGTGGTTCAACAATGTGGAAACCCGCCCGGGACAGGGCTATCCGCGCACCTACGAGGATCAGGAGAAATGGCGCGGCGGCTGGGTGCGCGAACGCAACGGCAGGCTGAACCTGCGCGACGGCGGCCGCTACGCCAAGCTCGCCCGCATCTTCTCCAACCCGAAGATGCCCGCGATCCAGGACTATTACGAACCCTGGACCTACGACTACGAGAACCTCACCAACGCGCCGCTCGGCGACCAGATCCCGGTGGCTCCGCCGCGCAGCCTGATCAGCGGCAAGCCGATGAAGGTGGGCTGGTCGGCCAACTGGGACGACAACCTGGCGGGCTCGCCCGAGATCGTCCCCGGCGATCCGGTGCTGGCGAAGGTGAGCGAGAAGGTCAAACTCGACCTCGAACAGACCTTCATGTTCTATCTGCCGCGCATCTGCGAGCACTGCCTCAATCCCGCCTGCGTCGCGTCGTGCCCGTCCGGGGCGATGTACAAGCGCAGCGAGGACGGCATCGTGCTGGTCGACCAGGACCGGTGCCGGGGCTGGCGGATGTGCGTGTCCGGCTGTCCGTACAAGAAGGTGTACTTCAACCACAAGACCGGCAAGGCCGAGAAGTGCACGTTCTGCTATCCACGCGTGGAGGTCGGGTTGCCGACGGTCTGCGCGGAGACCTGCGTGGGCAGGCTGCGCTACATCGGGCTGATCTTCTACGACGTGGACCGGGTGCTCGACGCCGCGACCGTGGCCGACGACAAGGACCTGTACGAGGCGCATCTGGACGTGCTGCTCGACCCGAACGATCCCCAGGTGGTGGCGGGCGCCCGAGCCTCCGGCATTCCGGACGCGTGGATCGAGGCGGCGCGGCGCTCGCCGATTCACGCCCTGCTCAAGGACTTCCGTGTCGCGCTGCCGCTGCATCCGGAGTACCGGACCATGCCGATGGTCTGGTACATCCCGCCGTTGTCGCCGGTGGTCGACGCGGTCAGCCGCGACGGGCACGACGGCGAGGACGTCGGCAACCTCTTCGGCGCGCTCGAATCCTTGCGCATCCCACTGGAATACCTCGCCGGCCTGTTCACCGCGGGTGACACCGAGCCCGTGGCGGCGGTGCTGCGCAAGCTGGCCGCCATGCGCTCGTACATGCGTGACATCAACCTGGGCCGCGAACCGCAGGAACATATTCCGGCCGCCGTCGGCATGACCGAGGAACAGATCTATCGCATGTACCGCCTGCTCGCCCTCGCGAAATACGAGGACAGGTACGTGATTCCGTCGGCGTACGCCGAACTCGGCCATCAGCTGGAGGAGTCGGTGAGCGACTGCGCGCTCGACTTCGACGGCGGCCCCGGCATGTACGAGCAGGCTTCCGGCCCGTTCGGGGAGACCAGCGGCGCGCCGGTGCCGGTAGCCGTCGAGACTTTCCACGCGCTGAAGCAGCGCCAGACCAGCGAGTCCCTCGGCGCGGGCGAGGGCGCGCGGGTGAACCTGCTCAACTGGGACGGTAAGGGCAGGCCCGCCGGGATGTTCCCAGGTGGAGGTGGACGCTGA
- a CDS encoding TetR/AcrR family transcriptional regulator, with protein sequence MSQDANTGRMYAGQPVEDRQRQRRARFLESGLTVFARDGYANSSVGAICKDAGLSSRQFYEEFTGRESLLLELYEQIDRQSREAVATALEAKTDAPVLEQIDAAVRAYVETIGTDPRKARVALVEVVGAGPKVEKFRLELRRVWGSLLASAAEDAAMHGEIPPGDYELRVLAIIGAVNYVVDGWSGAEPRPPLDDVIQVLSRVILGAVGA encoded by the coding sequence ATGTCACAGGATGCGAATACGGGACGAATGTATGCCGGGCAACCCGTAGAGGACCGGCAACGCCAGCGGCGTGCGCGTTTTCTGGAGTCAGGCCTGACGGTCTTCGCGCGCGACGGGTACGCCAACAGTTCGGTCGGTGCCATCTGTAAGGACGCCGGGCTCTCGTCTCGGCAGTTCTACGAGGAGTTCACCGGCCGCGAATCGCTGCTGCTGGAACTGTACGAGCAGATCGATCGGCAATCACGCGAAGCGGTCGCCACCGCCCTCGAGGCCAAGACCGACGCACCGGTGCTCGAACAGATCGATGCCGCGGTGCGCGCCTATGTCGAGACCATCGGCACCGATCCGCGCAAGGCGCGGGTGGCCCTGGTCGAGGTGGTGGGCGCAGGCCCCAAGGTGGAGAAGTTCCGGCTGGAACTGCGGCGTGTGTGGGGATCACTGCTGGCCAGTGCCGCCGAGGACGCGGCGATGCACGGTGAGATCCCACCCGGCGACTACGAGCTGCGGGTACTGGCCATCATCGGCGCGGTGAACTATGTCGTCGACGGCTGGAGCGGCGCGGAACCGCGGCCGCCGCTCGACGACGTGATCCAGGTACTGAGCCGGGTGATCCTTGGTGCGGTAGGGGCCTGA
- the narJ gene encoding nitrate reductase molybdenum cofactor assembly chaperone, producing the protein MALFGRSARRTARHRVVWQAASLLLSYPDAGHRARLDLVDELCGHLPAEDAAPLRTAAASLRALPDIVAAQGYVDTFDLRRRSTLLLTYWTDGDTRNRGMAMLAFNDAYRAAGVHPPAGEVPDHLTVLLEFAATVDPIAGAALLTAHRGAIDAIGLALAGEDSPYAPVLAAVAGTLPAATEQDLGRARRLVEAGPPAESVGLAPFTLTVPPRRAEADRAPAVAKGRH; encoded by the coding sequence ATGGCGCTGTTCGGCCGGTCGGCCCGGCGCACCGCGCGGCATCGCGTCGTCTGGCAGGCGGCGTCGCTGCTGCTGAGCTATCCCGACGCGGGCCATCGGGCGCGGCTGGATCTGGTCGACGAACTGTGCGGTCACCTTCCCGCCGAGGACGCCGCGCCGCTGCGCACAGCCGCGGCGAGCCTGCGCGCGCTGCCGGACATCGTCGCGGCCCAGGGGTATGTCGACACCTTCGATCTGCGCAGGCGCTCTACGCTGTTGCTGACCTACTGGACCGACGGCGACACCCGCAACCGCGGCATGGCGATGCTCGCGTTCAACGACGCCTATCGCGCGGCGGGCGTCCACCCGCCCGCAGGCGAGGTGCCCGACCATCTCACCGTGCTGCTCGAGTTCGCCGCCACCGTCGATCCCATCGCGGGGGCCGCGCTGCTGACCGCGCACCGCGGGGCGATCGACGCGATCGGGCTGGCGCTGGCGGGGGAGGACTCGCCCTACGCCCCGGTGCTCGCCGCGGTCGCGGGCACGCTGCCCGCCGCGACCGAACAGGACCTCGGCCGTGCCCGGCGGCTCGTCGAGGCGGGACCGCCCGCCGAATCCGTCGGTCTCGCGCCGTTCACGCTCACTGTGCCGCCGCGTCGCGCCGAAGCGGATCGGGCACCCGCCGTAGCGAAAGGACGCCACTGA
- a CDS encoding MFS transporter, with the protein MTSLQTAVRTGSATLNLVLATWVSAINFWAWNLIGPLSPNYADKMTLSSMAASIMVAMPILVGSLGRIVSGALTDRIGGRMMFIGVSLASIVPVVLVGIAGSIESYPLMLVSAFLLGIPGTIFAVGIPFANSWYEPSRRGFATGVFGAGMVGTAVSAFFTPRFVRWFGLLSTHLIVAAALAVTALLCVFLMRNSPQFTPNTDPVVPKLRAAMKLGVTWEMSFLYAVVFGGFVAFSSYLPTYIKNVYGFSAVDAGTRTAAFALAAVIARPIGGALSDRIAPKYIVVTSLAGTVVMAIVASFKPPADIASAATFITMALFLGIGTGGVFAWVARRSPASNVGSVTGIVSAAGGLGGYFPPLIMGVTYNEATHSYTVGLLLLAATALAALLYTAFKLHATEPEPHA; encoded by the coding sequence GTGACCTCGCTACAGACAGCGGTACGCACCGGGTCGGCGACGCTCAACCTCGTCCTGGCCACCTGGGTTTCGGCCATCAACTTCTGGGCCTGGAACCTGATCGGCCCGCTCTCCCCGAACTACGCCGACAAGATGACGCTGAGCAGTATGGCAGCGTCGATCATGGTGGCGATGCCGATCCTGGTCGGCTCGCTGGGCCGGATCGTCTCGGGCGCGCTCACCGACCGGATCGGCGGCCGGATGATGTTCATCGGGGTCTCGCTGGCCTCGATCGTGCCGGTGGTCCTGGTCGGCATCGCGGGCAGCATCGAGTCGTATCCGCTGATGCTGGTCTCGGCCTTCCTGCTCGGCATCCCCGGCACCATCTTCGCCGTCGGGATCCCGTTCGCGAACTCCTGGTACGAGCCGTCCCGGCGCGGGTTCGCGACCGGTGTGTTCGGCGCGGGCATGGTGGGTACCGCGGTATCGGCGTTCTTCACCCCGCGTTTCGTCCGCTGGTTCGGGCTGCTGTCCACGCATCTGATCGTGGCCGCCGCGCTGGCGGTGACAGCGCTGCTGTGCGTGTTCCTCATGCGGAACTCGCCGCAGTTCACCCCCAACACCGATCCGGTGGTGCCCAAGCTGCGCGCCGCCATGAAACTCGGTGTCACCTGGGAGATGTCGTTCCTGTACGCGGTGGTGTTCGGCGGGTTCGTGGCGTTCAGTTCGTACCTGCCCACCTACATCAAGAACGTCTACGGCTTCTCCGCGGTCGACGCGGGCACCCGCACCGCCGCCTTCGCCCTGGCCGCGGTGATCGCCCGGCCCATCGGCGGTGCCCTGTCGGACCGGATCGCGCCCAAGTACATCGTGGTCACCTCGCTGGCGGGCACGGTGGTGATGGCGATCGTCGCCTCGTTCAAACCACCCGCCGACATCGCCTCGGCGGCCACCTTCATCACGATGGCGCTGTTCCTCGGGATCGGCACCGGCGGCGTGTTCGCCTGGGTGGCGCGGCGCTCGCCCGCCTCCAACGTCGGCAGTGTCACCGGAATCGTCTCGGCGGCAGGTGGTCTCGGTGGCTACTTCCCGCCGCTGATCATGGGTGTCACCTACAACGAGGCCACCCACAGCTACACCGTCGGCCTGCTGCTGCTCGCGGCCACCGCGCTCGCGGCCCTGCTCTACACCGCGTTCAAACTGCACGCCACCGAACCGGAACCGCACGCCTGA
- a CDS encoding prolyl oligopeptidase family serine peptidase, with protein MSGVEQNVTDPYLWLEDVTDEAALDWARARNEVVGRRFAATDRFADLERRILAMLDDDTKIAYPGRRGPWLYNFWRDAEHQRGLWRRTTIESYATDDPEWDVLIDVDALAEADGENWVWQGATVLRPSQERAFIQLSRGGADAKVQREFDLTTRRFIDPADGGFYLPEAKSQLRWIDIDTVYVGTDFGPDALTDSGYPRVAKRWHRGTPLAEAVTVFEGKPSDVSISVGYDRHPGYERHWAGRATDFFNEEVSLLGPDGTWQLLDTPTDADVSWYRDWLLVRLKTAWTVGGETFEPGSLIVTDLPGFLAGDRDFEVLFTPDAHTSLDGWGWTENHLILTTLQDVQSGFRVLTPGPDGWAASGLADSPAMSSTSVSNLDPLEAGDEFMLTTTGFTTPTTLLSGSVGQAVTQLKQAPAYFDATGVETEQFFATSDDGTAVPYFVIRHRDRRGTPSPTIMNGYGGFEISKTPQYLGSAGMAWLERGGTYVMTNIRGGGEYGPEWHTAALKEHRHRAFEDFAAVARDLVTRGITTADRLGAIGGSNGGLLMGVMLTRYPELFGAIVCQVPLLDMRRYHLLLAGASWVAEYGDPDKPEEWAYISEYSPYQNTDPDRQYPPILLATSTRDDRVHPGHARKMAALLEAQDRTVWYYENIEGGHGGAADNKQSAYLSALVYEFFTQMLMEGRRAA; from the coding sequence ATGAGCGGCGTTGAGCAGAACGTGACCGATCCCTATCTCTGGCTCGAGGACGTGACCGACGAGGCCGCGCTGGACTGGGCGCGCGCCCGCAACGAGGTGGTCGGCCGCCGGTTCGCCGCGACCGACCGGTTCGCCGACCTGGAGCGTCGCATCCTCGCGATGCTCGACGACGACACCAAGATCGCCTACCCGGGCCGGCGCGGCCCGTGGCTCTACAACTTCTGGCGCGACGCCGAGCACCAGCGCGGGCTGTGGCGGCGCACCACCATCGAGTCCTACGCCACCGACGATCCCGAGTGGGACGTGCTGATCGATGTCGACGCGCTGGCCGAGGCCGACGGCGAGAACTGGGTGTGGCAGGGCGCCACCGTGCTGCGCCCGTCCCAGGAGCGCGCCTTCATCCAGCTCTCCCGCGGCGGCGCCGACGCCAAGGTGCAGCGCGAGTTCGACCTGACCACACGGCGATTCATCGACCCCGCCGACGGCGGCTTCTACCTGCCCGAGGCCAAGTCGCAGCTGCGCTGGATCGATATCGACACCGTCTACGTGGGTACCGACTTCGGCCCGGACGCGCTCACCGACTCCGGCTATCCCCGCGTCGCCAAGCGCTGGCATCGTGGCACCCCGCTGGCCGAGGCCGTGACGGTCTTCGAGGGCAAGCCCAGCGATGTCTCGATCAGCGTCGGCTACGACCGCCACCCCGGCTATGAACGGCACTGGGCCGGCCGAGCCACGGACTTCTTCAACGAGGAGGTCTCACTGCTCGGCCCCGACGGCACCTGGCAGCTGCTCGACACCCCCACCGACGCGGACGTGAGCTGGTACCGCGACTGGCTGCTGGTGCGGTTGAAGACCGCGTGGACGGTCGGCGGCGAGACCTTCGAGCCCGGCAGCCTGATCGTCACCGACCTGCCCGGATTCCTCGCGGGCGACCGGGATTTCGAGGTCCTGTTCACCCCCGACGCGCACACCTCGCTGGACGGGTGGGGCTGGACCGAGAACCACCTGATCCTGACCACCCTGCAGGACGTGCAGTCCGGTTTCCGGGTACTCACGCCCGGTCCCGACGGCTGGGCGGCCAGCGGCCTCGCCGATTCCCCGGCGATGTCGTCGACCTCGGTCAGCAATCTCGACCCGCTGGAGGCCGGTGACGAATTCATGCTCACCACCACCGGTTTCACCACGCCGACCACCCTGCTGAGCGGGTCCGTCGGCCAGGCGGTGACCCAATTGAAGCAGGCCCCCGCGTATTTCGACGCGACCGGAGTGGAGACCGAGCAGTTCTTCGCCACCTCCGACGACGGAACGGCGGTGCCCTACTTCGTGATTCGTCACCGTGACCGTCGCGGGACGCCCAGCCCCACCATCATGAACGGCTACGGCGGTTTCGAGATCTCCAAGACGCCGCAATATCTGGGCTCGGCCGGAATGGCGTGGCTGGAACGTGGCGGCACCTATGTGATGACCAATATTCGCGGCGGCGGCGAATACGGTCCCGAATGGCACACGGCGGCATTGAAAGAACACCGGCACCGGGCGTTCGAGGACTTCGCCGCGGTCGCCCGCGACCTGGTGACGCGCGGCATCACCACCGCGGACCGTCTGGGCGCCATCGGCGGCAGCAACGGCGGCCTGCTGATGGGCGTGATGCTCACCCGCTACCCGGAGCTGTTCGGCGCGATCGTGTGCCAGGTGCCGCTGCTGGACATGCGGCGCTACCACCTGCTGCTGGCGGGCGCGTCCTGGGTGGCCGAGTACGGCGACCCGGACAAGCCCGAGGAATGGGCCTACATCAGCGAGTACTCGCCGTACCAGAACACCGATCCCGATCGGCAGTACCCGCCGATCCTGCTGGCCACCTCCACCCGCGACGACCGGGTGCACCCCGGCCACGCCAGGAAGATGGCCGCGCTGCTGGAAGCCCAGGACCGCACCGTCTGGTACTACGAGAACATCGAGGGCGGGCACGGCGGAGCCGCCGACAACAAGCAGTCGGCGTACCTGTCCGCGCTGGTCTACGAGTTCTTCACGCAGATGCTGATGGAGGGCCGCCGCGCGGCCTGA
- a CDS encoding nitrate reductase subunit alpha: MASEERIGGPIEDLLVRSGRFFTPGTESADLRTVTRQGGREGDIFYRNRWSHDKVVRSTHGVNCTGSCSWKIYVKDDIITWETQETDYPSAGPDRPEYEPRGCPRGAAFSWYTYSPTRVRYPYARGVLVEMYREARRRLGDPVLAWADIQADPERRRTYQRARGKGGLVRVSWDEAVEMIAAAHVHTIKTHGPDRVAGFSPIPAMSMISFAAGSRFIELIGGAMTSFYDWYADLPVASPQVFGDQTDVPESGDWWDASYLLMWGSNVPVTRTPDAHWMAEVRYRGTKIVTVSPDYADNTKFADEWMPCAAGTDGALAMAMGHVIASEYYVRRREPFFVDYVRRFTDLPFLITLEERDGRLVPGKNLTAADLGSTEENAAFKPVFVDGVTGAPVVPHGSLGFRYGPDGVGKWNLDLGELVPTLTVAEAGEAAGQAAEVTLPRFDTVDGHGETMARGVPVRVVAGRRVCTVFDLMLAQYGVARPGLPGDWPRDYDDAETPYTPAWQEPITGVSAAQVVRIAREFANNAVESGGRTMIIMGAGICQWFHGDATYRAILSLLLLTGSMGRNGGGWAHYVGQEKCRPVTGWATVAMGTDWSRPPRQMAGTSYWYVHTDQWRYDGYRADALSAPTGRGRFKDKHTMDVLSSAVAMGWTPFFPQFDRSSLDLADAAKAAGVDPVQYTVDQLAGGELRFALQDPDAAKNWPRVLSVWRANLLGSSSKGNEYFLKHLLGTTSNLQATPTEPGTRPVSVDWPDEVPEGKLDLLMSIDFRMTSTTLFSDVVLPAATWYEKADLSSTDMHPYIHAFTPAIDPPWETRSDFDAFGAIARSFSAMAAKHLGKRTDIVMGTLQHDTPGAMAYPGGVESDWRTTGEKPVPGRTMGPLVVVERDYPAIAEKWAALGPLVEKAGLTTKGVTVIPDQEVRELAKLHGVMNAGVAEGRPALDTAEKMAETVLRLSGTSNGRLSVAGFQELEKRTGRALVHLAEGSEEKRITFADTQARPVPVITSPEWSGSETGGRRYAPFTVNIEQLKPFHTLTGRMHFYVDHDWIEELGEALPIYRPPLDMARLFDEPRIGDQRDGVGITVRYLTPHSKWSIHSEYQDNLLMLSLSRGGPTMWMSPADAAKIGVADNDWVEADNRNGVLVCRAIVSHRMPEGVVYVHHAQERTIDVPRTEKTGTRGGIHNSLTRLLVKPSHLAGGYAQTAFAFNYLGPTGNQRDEVTVVRRRGQEVTY, encoded by the coding sequence GTGGCATCCGAAGAGCGCATCGGCGGACCCATCGAGGACCTGCTCGTGCGCAGCGGGCGGTTCTTCACGCCCGGTACCGAATCCGCCGATCTGCGCACCGTCACCCGGCAGGGCGGGCGTGAGGGCGACATCTTCTACCGCAACCGCTGGAGCCACGACAAGGTGGTGCGCTCGACGCACGGGGTGAACTGCACCGGGTCGTGCTCGTGGAAGATCTACGTCAAGGACGACATCATCACCTGGGAGACCCAGGAGACCGACTACCCCTCGGCGGGACCCGACCGTCCCGAATACGAGCCGCGCGGCTGTCCGCGCGGCGCGGCGTTCTCCTGGTACACGTATTCGCCCACCCGCGTGCGGTATCCGTACGCGCGCGGCGTCCTCGTGGAGATGTACCGGGAGGCCAGAAGACGGCTCGGTGACCCGGTGCTGGCCTGGGCCGACATCCAGGCCGACCCCGAACGCCGCCGCACCTACCAGCGGGCCAGGGGCAAGGGCGGACTGGTCCGGGTGAGCTGGGACGAGGCGGTGGAGATGATCGCCGCCGCGCACGTGCACACCATCAAGACCCACGGCCCCGACCGGGTGGCCGGCTTCTCGCCGATCCCGGCCATGTCGATGATCTCCTTCGCGGCCGGTTCCCGTTTCATCGAGCTCATCGGCGGCGCGATGACCTCGTTCTACGACTGGTACGCCGACCTGCCGGTGGCCTCGCCGCAGGTGTTCGGCGACCAGACCGACGTGCCCGAGTCCGGCGACTGGTGGGACGCGTCGTACCTGCTCATGTGGGGTTCCAATGTGCCGGTCACCCGGACGCCGGACGCGCACTGGATGGCCGAGGTGCGGTATCGCGGCACCAAGATCGTCACCGTCAGCCCCGACTACGCCGACAACACCAAGTTCGCCGACGAGTGGATGCCGTGCGCGGCGGGCACCGACGGTGCGCTGGCCATGGCCATGGGACACGTGATCGCGAGCGAGTACTACGTGCGCAGGCGCGAACCGTTCTTCGTCGACTACGTCCGCCGGTTCACCGATCTGCCGTTCCTGATCACCCTCGAGGAGCGCGACGGGCGGCTGGTGCCCGGCAAGAACCTCACCGCGGCCGACCTGGGCAGCACCGAGGAGAACGCGGCGTTCAAGCCGGTGTTCGTCGACGGGGTCACCGGGGCGCCGGTGGTGCCGCACGGGTCGCTCGGGTTCCGCTACGGGCCCGACGGCGTCGGCAAATGGAACCTCGACCTGGGCGAGCTGGTACCCACGCTGACCGTCGCCGAGGCGGGGGAGGCGGCCGGGCAGGCGGCGGAGGTCACCCTGCCGCGCTTCGACACCGTCGACGGGCACGGCGAGACCATGGCGCGCGGCGTGCCCGTCCGGGTGGTCGCCGGCCGACGGGTGTGCACGGTCTTCGATCTGATGCTGGCCCAGTACGGGGTGGCGAGGCCCGGCCTGCCGGGGGACTGGCCGCGCGACTACGACGACGCCGAGACCCCATACACCCCGGCCTGGCAGGAGCCGATCACCGGTGTGTCCGCGGCCCAGGTGGTCCGGATCGCCAGGGAGTTCGCGAACAACGCGGTGGAGTCCGGCGGCCGGACCATGATCATCATGGGCGCGGGCATCTGCCAGTGGTTCCACGGCGACGCGACCTACCGCGCCATCCTGTCGCTGCTGCTGCTCACCGGGTCGATGGGCCGCAACGGCGGCGGCTGGGCCCATTACGTGGGGCAGGAGAAGTGCAGGCCGGTGACCGGCTGGGCGACCGTCGCCATGGGCACCGACTGGTCGCGGCCGCCGCGCCAGATGGCGGGCACCTCCTACTGGTACGTGCACACCGACCAGTGGCGCTACGACGGCTACCGTGCCGACGCGCTGTCCGCGCCGACCGGTCGCGGCCGGTTCAAGGACAAGCACACCATGGACGTGCTGAGCTCGGCCGTCGCGATGGGCTGGACCCCGTTCTTCCCGCAGTTCGACCGCTCCAGCCTCGACCTGGCTGACGCGGCGAAGGCGGCGGGCGTAGACCCCGTCCAGTACACCGTCGACCAATTGGCCGGTGGCGAGCTGCGATTCGCGCTCCAGGACCCCGACGCCGCGAAGAACTGGCCGCGCGTGCTCAGCGTGTGGCGGGCCAACCTGCTCGGCTCCTCGTCCAAGGGCAACGAGTACTTCCTGAAACACCTGCTCGGCACCACCTCGAATCTCCAGGCCACCCCCACCGAGCCCGGTACCCGCCCGGTGAGCGTGGACTGGCCTGACGAGGTGCCCGAGGGCAAGCTCGACCTGCTGATGTCGATCGACTTCCGGATGACCTCCACCACCCTGTTCTCCGACGTGGTGCTGCCCGCGGCGACCTGGTACGAGAAGGCCGACCTGTCCAGCACCGACATGCACCCCTACATCCACGCGTTCACCCCCGCCATCGATCCGCCGTGGGAAACCCGTTCGGACTTCGACGCTTTCGGCGCCATCGCCCGCAGCTTCTCGGCCATGGCGGCGAAGCATCTGGGCAAGCGCACCGACATCGTCATGGGCACACTGCAACACGACACCCCGGGCGCCATGGCCTATCCCGGTGGCGTGGAATCGGATTGGCGTACGACTGGTGAGAAGCCGGTCCCCGGCAGGACGATGGGCCCGCTGGTGGTGGTGGAACGTGACTACCCGGCGATCGCCGAGAAATGGGCGGCGCTGGGCCCGCTGGTGGAGAAGGCGGGCCTGACCACCAAGGGCGTCACCGTGATCCCCGATCAGGAAGTCCGCGAACTCGCGAAGCTGCACGGAGTGATGAACGCCGGTGTGGCCGAAGGACGCCCGGCCCTGGACACCGCCGAGAAGATGGCCGAGACGGTGCTGCGGCTGTCCGGCACCTCCAACGGCAGACTCTCCGTCGCGGGCTTCCAGGAGCTGGAGAAGCGCACCGGGCGGGCGCTGGTCCACCTCGCCGAAGGCAGCGAGGAGAAGCGGATCACCTTCGCCGACACCCAGGCCAGGCCGGTGCCGGTGATCACCAGTCCCGAATGGTCCGGTAGCGAGACCGGCGGCCGCCGGTACGCGCCGTTCACGGTGAACATCGAGCAGCTCAAGCCCTTTCACACGCTCACCGGCCGCATGCACTTCTACGTCGACCACGACTGGATCGAGGAACTGGGCGAGGCGCTGCCGATCTACCGGCCGCCGCTGGACATGGCCCGCCTCTTCGACGAACCCCGGATCGGCGACCAGCGCGATGGTGTCGGCATCACCGTGCGCTACCTGACCCCGCACTCCAAGTGGTCCATCCACTCCGAGTACCAGGACAACCTGCTGATGCTCTCGCTCTCGCGCGGCGGCCCGACCATGTGGATGAGCCCGGCCGACGCCGCGAAGATCGGTGTCGCCGACAACGACTGGGTGGAGGCCGACAACCGCAACGGTGTGCTGGTGTGCCGCGCGATCGTCTCGCACCGGATGCCCGAGGGCGTGGTCTACGTGCACCACGCCCAGGAACGCACCATCGATGTGCCGCGCACGGAGAAGACGGGAACCCGTGGCGGCATCCACAATTCGCTGACCCGCCTGCTGGTGAAGCCGTCGCATCTGGCGGGCGGTTACGCGCAGACGGCCTTCGCGTTCAACTATCTCGGCCCCACCGGAAACCAGCGTGACGAAGTGACCGTGGTCCGGCGCCGCGGCCAGGAGGTGACGTACTGA